In a genomic window of Sarcophilus harrisii chromosome 4, mSarHar1.11, whole genome shotgun sequence:
- the LOC116423647 gene encoding olfactory receptor 5V1-like — protein MKVALERVENREKNTCFEAARAVHLAMRGSGNSGNTLQDIKERGNQTVVTEFIFLGFSNHPELQGLFFLIFLVVYLVTLLGNLLILAAIRINPVLHTPMYYFLSNLSSLDICYTSTTVPIMLVNFFREKKTITYDDCLSQLFFLVAFAGSECVLLAAMAYDRFVAICHPLRYPVLMSKRVCGYLAAGSWLCGLVNSLVHTGLTATLTLCGPNQINHFLCDIPLLLKLSCSDTSINEVALYISSAIIGLSPCLFTAVSYILIISAILKIQSAQGRQKAFSTCASHLTVVVIYYGTGNFNYDQPSSGYSLDVDMLVSVLFCIVTPMLNPIIYSLRNKEVKFALRKLCEGHILSSDSSVQIRS, from the exons ATGAAGGTTGCTTTGGAGAGAGTAGAGAACAGGGAGAAGAATACTTGCTTTGAGGCTGCTAGAGCAGTGCACTTGGCGATGAGGGGCAGTGGGAACAGTGGGAACA CTCTGCAGGACATTAAAGAAAGGGGAAACCAAACAGTTGTCACTGAATTCATCTTCCTGGGGTTTTCCAACCACCCAGAATTGCAAGGATTGTTCTTCCTGATATTTTTAGTTGTGTATCTGGTAACTCTTCTGGGTAACCTTCTCATATTAGCAGCAATCAGAATCAATCCTGTTCTTCATACCCCTATGTACTATTTCCTCAGCAACTTGTCCTCCCTGGACATCTGCTACACCTCCACCACTGTCCCCATCATGCTGGTGAATTTTTTCCGAGAGAAGAAGACCATTACCTATGACGATTGCCTGAGTCAACTCTTCTTCCTTGTTGCTTTTGCAGGCTCTGAGTGTGTCTTGTTGGCTGCTATGGCTTATGACAGGTTTGTAGCCATTTGCCATCCATTACGCTACCCAGTCCTCATGAGCAAGAGGGTCTGTGGCTACTTAGCAGCTGGGTCTTGGTTGTGTGGGTTAGTGAACTCTCTGGTCCACACAGGGCTGACAGCAACTCTCACTTTGTGTGGTCCCAACCAGATCAACCATTTTCTCTGTGACATCCCCCTACTCCTGAAGCTCTCCTGCTCAGACACTTCAATCAATGAGGTTGCACTCTATATATCCAGTGCCATCATTGGTCTGAGCCCCTGCCTCTTCACTGCTGTCTCCTATATCCTCATTATCTCTGCTATCTTAAAAATCCAGTCTGCTCAAGGACGGCAAAAAGCCTTCTCCACCTGTGCTTCTCACCTCACTGTGGTGGTCATCTACTATGGAACTGGAAACTTCAACTATGATCAGCCCAGCTCAGGCTACTCCCTGGATGTAGATATGTTGGTCTCAGTTCTCTTCTGTATTGTTACTCCTATGTTAAATCCCATCATCTACAGCCTGAGAAACAAGGAAGTAAAATTTGCCTTGCGGAAACTATGTGAAGGACATATTTTATCCAGTGATTCCAGTGTTCAAATCAGATCTTAA
- the LOC100922831 gene encoding olfactory receptor 5V1-like, with product MDEIEEEVNSFLKTVIFSIFISALQDIKERGNQTVVTEFIFLGFSNHPELQGLFFLIFLVVYLVTLLGNFLILTAIRINPVLHTPMYYFLSNLSFLDICYTSTTVPIMLVNFFREKKTITYEGCLSQLFFLVAFAGSECVLLAAMAYDRFVAICHPLRYPVLMSKRVCGYLATGSWLCGLVNSLTHTGLTATLTLCGPNQINHFLCDIPLLLKLSCSDTSINEVAIYVASATIGLSPCLFTAVSYILIISAILKIHSAQGRQKAFSTCASHLTVVVIYYGTANINYDQPSSGYSLDVDILVSVLFCIVTPMLNPIIYSLRNKEVKFALRKLCERHILPSDSSV from the coding sequence ATGGATGAGATAGAGGAAGAGGTTAATTCTTTCCTAAAAACagtgatattttctattttcatttcagCTCTGCAGGACATTAAAGAAAGGGGAAACCAAACAGTTGTCACTGAATTCATCTTCCTGGGGTTTTCCAACCACCCAGAATTGCAAGGATTGTTCTTCCTGATATTTTTAGTTGTGTATCTGGTAACTCTTCTGGGTAACTTTCTCATATTAACAGCAATCAGAATCAATCCTGTTCTTCATACCCCTATGTACTATTTCCTCAGCAACTTGTCCTTCCTGGACATCTGCTACACCTCCACTACTGTCCCCATCATGCTGGTGAATTTTTTCCGAGAGAAGAAGACCATTACCTATGAAGGTTGTCTGTCTCAACTCTTCTTCCTTGTTGCTTTTGCAGGCTCTGAGTGTGTCTTGTTGGCTGCTATGGCTTATGACAGGTTTGTAGCCATTTGCCATCCATTACGCTACCCGGTTCTCATGAGCAAGAGGGTCTGTGGCTACTTAGCAACTGGGTCCTGGTTGTGTGGGTTAGTGAACTCTCTGACCCACACAGGGCTGACAGCAACTCTCACTTTGTGTGGTCCCAACCAGATCAACCATTTTCTCTGTGATATCCCCCTACTCCTGAAGCTCTCCTGCTCAGACACTTCAATCAATGAGGTGGCTATCTATGTGGCCAGTGCCACCATTGGTCTGAGCCCCTGCCTCTTCACTGCTGTCTCCTATATCCTCATTATCTCTGCCATTTTGAAAATCCACTCTGCTCAAGGGCGTCAAAAAGCCTTCTCCACCTGTGCCTCTCACCTCACTGTGGTGGTCATATACTATGGAACTGCCAATATCAATTATGATCAGCCCAGCTCAGGTTACTCCCTGGATGTGGACATCTTGGTCTCTGTGCTCTTCTGTATTGTTACCCCCATGTTAAATCCTATCATCTACAGCCTAAGAAACAAAGAAGTTAAATTTGCCTTGCGGAAACTATGTGAAAGGCATATTTTACCCAGTGATTCCAGTGTTTAA